Below is a genomic region from Leucoraja erinacea ecotype New England chromosome 34, Leri_hhj_1, whole genome shotgun sequence.
GAGAAAGCCACCATTTAAATCCACATTTGCTCTTTTTTATCTTTTAATAATAAGTGAAATTCCAATCTGTCAAATATGCCCTGATATAGCTTACTTCAACAAGGAGAGATTCTGCTATAgacctaaaaaaaaataatcagtgaACTCTTAGATAACACTTTTGAAAATGGACACTGACCAAAACCTTTATTTGGTCAAGTAATCCATTGGATTATGGGCAGCCAGTAGTTCAATGCATGCTATGGTTTGCCAGTGCTCTCATAGAACTATGTACATGGATTTCTGCACTAATGGTTAATCAAGTTATCCAAGATTATTCAACGCACAAATTACTTTTATATCATAAAAATACGCTTAAAGAATTAATGATGCAGTAGTAATATTTACTCGATATTGAGGTTCAGTCGCTTTTGGAGAAAGCAGAAAGATTGtatcttgattttttaaatatataactaatgctaaataattaaaatgaaaaaCTGCTTTCTCCAGAACCAACACATTTCTATTACTGAAATGCACATTTGTAAATACACATGCCTACAACTTTTCAAAAAAATACATTTAACCAAAATCTATACTAAAAGCATGTAATGACTTTGCCTCAATATTAGCAAAATTGTTTATACGTATAGCACCAATTCTAAAGTGGAAACAATTGATCAGAATATTACATTGTAGGAGACTTCAATGATATGAAGGATCTTTTGCAGTTACCTGTGGCCAAATAAAGGGGATGATGTGAAGCTGGACTCCAGGATTGTACTGCTGTCCTCTCAATCTCTTTCAGTTTCATCTTAACTAATTAACCTGAAAACAAAATCAGTGATCATGACAAACTGATAATGGATCAAGATGTTCTCTTTAAGGTTATCCACCTTGAGCAGCTGATGTTGCTAGACCTCCTATTGATCTTTGTAACACTATATCCCGATGTTAAATTTTGAAGAATGAGTTTAAGATGTAAACATTCGTCAGATTTGTTAGCAGCTTTTGCATCACTGTGTTACAATGGGCAAGGTCTAGTGAATCATTTATACAAAGATactgagcggcacagtggcgcagcagtggagctgcagacttacagcatcagtgaccccggttcgctcctgactatgggtgctgtctgtatggagtttgtactttctccccatgacctgcatggattttctccgggcactctagtttcctcccactccaaagacatacaggtatgtaggctaatggcttggtaaaattgtaagttgtcccgagtgtgggtaggatagtgttagtgtgcgggcatcgctggtcggtgcggactcggtgggtcgaagggtctgtttctgtgctgtatctccaaactaaactaaacatagattcTCAAATAAGTGGACACCGAGACCCATAAATAAATTTCTATAAAAAAACTTTGAAATCAGCTGGCCACAAACTGCTAGAAGGATCAGTTTACACTTGttgaaagttaatgtttcagattaatAATATTCCatcagaaaaaaagaacaagaGAACAAGCctctgatggtggtagcataatgaattctgaagggtatagacacatcctatctgctcaagttcaaacaaatgcttcaaacctcattggccggcggttcattctacagcaagacaatgatcccaaacatttaTCTTAAGCAATGAAGGggttttccaaagctaaaaattggtcaattcttgagtggccaagtcaatcacccgatctgaacccaaatgagcatgccttttatatgctgaagagaaaactgaagggaactagcccccaaaacaagcataagctaaagatggcggcaatacaggcctggcagagcatcaccagagaagaagcCGTGCAACTggtgacttcaagcagtcattgcatgcaaaggatatgcaacaaaatactaaatatgactactatcatttacatgacattgctgtgtccaaaacattatggtgccctgactatgtataaacactgctgtgatttctacatggtgaaaccaaatgtataaaaatggcctttatgaaaatctgacaatgtgcactgtatccacgtgatttttttatattacaaatctcaaattgtggagaacgTCTGTATATAAAACAGTAAGTCAACGACACAGTGGTGAAGCTGattgagctgctgtctcacagcaccagagatctgcgTTGGATtgtgacctagggtgctgtctgtgtttagtttgcatgttctccctctgaccaagtgggttacctccaggtgctccggttaactcccatatcccaaagaagtGAACGTTTATAGATTATAGAATGGGGGAGGGAGCAACAGGATGGGATGGAATAGGAGGGGTCCTAgaatgggacggggggggggggggggggggggtcctagaatggggacgggggggggggtcctggaaCAGGGGCTGGATGTTGTCCGAGACTACGAGAGTGGGAATTACAAGATGGAATGGGGGAGGGTGATTGTACAGGACAGGAACGGATGAGGTTCCAGGATAGGATGGGATGGGACGGGATGAGGGGTTGCTGGGATGGATGGCTTGGGACGGGGTGGGTACTGGGACTGGATGGGGGCGGGGTGGTGCCGGGACAGCATAGACCGGGACGGGATAGAGCGAACAGGGTGGATAGAGGGAGGGACAGGAGGGGATGTGAGGTTTGAGAGGGGAGCTCAGGGGTAACTATGAGTGCGGGACtgggaggaggaggtgaggatTTGTGAAGGGGGatgtgagggagggtggggggatggtggtgtggaactgggggggggggggggtgggtgttgggtagagtggaacaggcggaggagggTGAGGAACGTGAGGGTAGCTGGGGAGATAGGGGAAGGGTAGGGTCGGgatgggggggtgagtgggggagggtggtgaagTGGGGGAGGGttgaagtgggggaggggtgggtgaagtgggggaggggtgaagtgggggtggggggggtgggtggtgaagtggggggaggtgaagtgggggagggtggtgaagGGGGTGGTGAagtggtggagggggtgggtggggggggggggtgaagggggggagggtggtgaagtgggggggggggggtgaagtgggggaggggtgtgaagtgggggagggtggtgaagtgggggagaggggtgaagtgggggagggtggtgaagtgggggagggtggtgggggggggtaggggaaggggggaggtgggaagtgggggggtggggtgagtggggggagggtgaagtgggggaggtggtgaagtgggggagggtggtgaagtgggggaggggtgaagtgggggagggtggtgaagtgggggagggggtgaagtgggggagggggggagggggaagtggaaGAGGGGgtgaagtgggggaggggtgaagtggggggggtggggagggagggtgaagggtgGGAAGGAGGGTGAGTGGGTGGtgaagtgggggaggagggggagtgggtggtgGTGCACACGAATCACGGCTAAGGTGACAAGCCCTCCCTCAAGCTCTCCGTGCTGTCACACAGCAGCCGCGGGGCCTGCGGAGGGATGCAGGCCAACAGCCCCCTGCCCCAGCCGCGCACCCCCGGTTCGCAGCGACCACGCAgcgcggcgggcgggcgggcagacCGGGGCACGGCCCGGCCCCTCTGCCGCCATCGCGACGGTTGCCGCTTACCGTGGGGACGCTGACGGAGATCCACGAcctgcccgcccgcccgctgcCGCCGCGACGTGGCAAGTGCGCCGGCGCGCAGCCTCCGCTCCGGCGCGCGCACGTGACCGGTGGGCCGGCCTCTGCCGTCGACATCTTGGTGAACGAGCCCCAAGGTTGCATCATGGGGAAGGATCCATATGGTAGCCATCTTGGTGAAGGATCCATGGGGTTGCATCTTGAGGAAAGATCCCTACGGTGGCCATCTTGGTGAAGGATCCCTGGGGTTGCATCATGGGGAAAGATCCCTAGAATGGCCATCTTGGTGAAGGATCCTGGGGTTGCATCTTGGGGAAAGATCCCTACGGTGGCCATCTTGGTGAAGGATCCCTGGGGTTGCATCATGGGGAAAGATCCCTAGAATGGCCATCTTGGTGAAGGATCCTGGGGTTGCATCTTGGGGAAGCATCCCTAGGATGGCCATCTTGGTGAAGTAGTCATGGGGTTATCATCTTGGGAAGGgaacaccaaagatactagaggagctcctctagtgtcTTTGGGGAACACTGGGGTCGCCATATTGGGGAAGGAGTCCTGCGGTCGCCATCTTGGTGAAAGACACCTTGCGTTGCCATATAGGGGAGGAGGTCCTGAGTTTGCCATCTTGGTGAAGGTTCCCGGCAGTGGTGGTCAAAATACCCGTGGCAACGTTTCACCAAACAAATAATGTATGTATCTTCCCACCCATCCAATCTGAAAGCAAGCAAGCTATTTACAGGAAGGAAATAAATGTACACGAAACACTGCTTCAACAGGCATCTGTCATCAAGGATCTTCAGTATTCCTatcgctgctaccatcaggcaggtaATTCAGAAGACCGAAGTCCCAAGCcaacaggttcaagaacagctacttcctttcaccatcaggttcttgaatcgaTTTGCTCAGCccaaatcctacctcagcaaaggACCTTCTCTTGCACTACCATTGACTTGTTTACTAATTGTGGTTTGCACTCCTATCATGTTTTTTTTATTGCACATTCTTTTTGTCTTTACTGTAATACAGAATGTGTATGTGATtcacatttgtgtgtgtatgtgatgcttttacaagcaagattttctttgcacctgtacctcaccattcttatgtatgtgacaataaacaactcGACATGGGAAAGATAAAATGTTGTCAATACTCActagatcatgcagcatctgcagagaaacaACATTTTAGTTTGAAGATCTTTTGTTAGAAAGAGTGCCAAATATAAGAGTGTGGGAATAATAGATTACACTGAGACAGCATgtaagagtcgccacgtttctggcaccaTCTTGTGCCATTCAAGTGCAAAGTTGTTAAAAAATTGGGAGTCTTACATTGGCCATAAAGGTTCATTGTCCAGGCTGCAGGGTTGGCCAGGCAATGTGTTGATGTCCTTCACCGCAGCTCCGCCTCTCCATGCCACTGCAGGCTGCATTTGATCAGCGCATTCAGTCACTTGGAGCAGGGCCCAATCTAATTGTGCCCAAGACTGCTGCAGGCTTCCAGCGGACCACTCCACTAACACCGCGATGCAGACATCAACCTGCAAACCCCATGCGTGGTGGATTTGTTACTAGATGGAGTTGAAATAATTAATATGGTAAATGATCATGGCTCACAAGGCCAGCGCTCAGCATCTGCGCCCTGAAGCATTTCCCAGAGCCGAACTCGGAACACCCAGAGTGTTTCCGAGGGCACGGGGGCAAGATCACAGCCCACTCACCAGCACCATTGATTTCCTCCATCCACCGCTGCGGCCATCTGTTTCAGTAATAAAATTCCTCGTTAAGGAGGTAGTTAtagaaacaacacaaaaaagtttgGGTGTGGGGAGAGAAGGCTCGCGGAAATTCCCCGTACCCACCCAGCAGATGTCTGCAGCTCTGTAGCATCTGGTAAATCCCTCCCCCATGCTTACCCAAACTcgcaaggtcatgtgataggagcagaatttgaccattcagcccatcaagtctactccgcatttcaatcaggctgatctatctctccctcctaaccccattctccccataacccccgacacctgtacaaatcaagaatgtatctatctctgccttaaaaaatatcaattgacgtggcctccacaacctttggtggcaaagaattccacagattcactaccctctgactaaagaatggtATATATTGGGTATCCATCAGTCGGGTGCTCTTAACCCGCGGAGGACCAATAAatcctcaaagaactccaacaaatttgtcaaacaaaaaaaaatgttgagactgCTTGTGATTTTACTAAATTTTTTAACTCTATTTAAGCTTGGAAACTGTTATTACTTCCTATTGCATTTTATAATGACAGTCACGCAAACTCACTGTCGTTTCCTGCTTTCTGTCTCCCTCTTTACTTGAATTGTGGCATTACATGTGCTACTTTTCAATCTTCTGGGATCTCTCCAGAATCTCGAAAATGTTAATCATCATTACAATCAAAGCACCCTAATCCGTCTATGCTCTTGCCACTTTTTCATTTCAAAATCAGAAGATTCACCATTTCCACTTATCACAAAACACTCCTTCCAGGTGAAACAGTGATTCACTTGTACTTCTTTTGATTTAGTGTACTGCACGTAGTGTTCACAATAGAATACACTTGAGAAACAAAAGTGACTGCTTTGCAAAATGTGTTCAGAATGCAAGGGTGGTGCTAATCTTCCATTTTTCTGTCATTAATCTTTGACCTCTTGCACTGTTGCAACAAAACTTAATAGAAAtttgaagaacagcatctcatgttccAGCTGGCACGGTGTAACCCTCAGCTACAGCTTTTGAATTCACCATTTTCAGACAATGATTCTTTCCAGTTTGTATTAGAGGTGGCTATTACAGATAAAAGATAATTATACTGTAatactatttattttattccagatattgcctgacctgcagagtatgTACAACATTCTCCTTTCAGATACACTTAAAATCTGGACGACGACTGTGCCCCTAAGAAAACAGGACCAAACAAACAGACTTGGTAGTAACTCAAGGTACAAATTCTGAAATGGGGAATCCTTGGATACATTGTAACTTGATAACCTGTAAGTGTTGGGATTGCAACTGTTAACCAAACATAATCACGATTTAGAAGGAAGCCAGATGTACAAAACCCACATTTTTGAACAATACAAAAATAGGTTGGTGGGATAGTAAGTTGAGAGGAGGATATTATCAACCTCCAGAGATATTAATAAGTTAAATGAAAATGCCTTGCACAAAAAGTTGGCATTTGGAAAATAATGTGGGAAAACATGACATTGTTTATTTTGGAAGCAAATAAATATAGCTATAAAAATGCAGaaagctgcagcacaacaggagttGGGGGTCCTTTTGcataaaatactgaaaatgaGTAAACAAGCGTAATAATAGGAAAGGCTAATGGAATGTTGCCCCTTattttgttaagggcttggacacgctagaggcaggaaacatgttcccgatgttgggggagtccagaaccaggggccacagtttaagaataaggagtaagccatttagaacggagacgaggaaacactttttctcacagagagtggcgagtccgtggaattctctgcctcagagggcggtggaggcaggttctctggatgctttcaagagagagctagatagggctcttacaaatatagtggagtcaggggatatggggagaaggcaggaatggggtattgtcTATTGTTGGCAAGGGAGTTGGAACATAAAAGTTGGGAAGTCCTAGATGTAAATGGCATGAGTTTGTCCACATTTAGAGTATGTGAACAATTTTAGTTCCCTATTTAAAGAAAGATTTTATTTCATTAGCGGCATTTCAGAGAAGGTGCACTCAGATGATCCTAAGTATGGAATAATCGTTCTACGAGATAAGGCTAAACAAATTTAGAGAAGTAGAGATTCTTCTTTGTGGTGAGTAAataatgagaggcaatctcaatGAAACGTAAGATTTTTTTAATGGTCTGGGCAAAGTAAAAGCTGTGGATGTTTGGTCTTCCAAGACAGTCCAAAACTGGAGGATAAGTTCTCAAAATGGGGAtcccatttatgactgagatgagaaagaatttatTTTCTGAGGGGTGTGAGTTTTCAGAATTCTATGTCACACAACACTGTAGGGACAGGATCTTTGTGTATATTAAAGGCTGAGATGGATGGATATGGCCCAACTGAACAGAAAGGCAATACCACAAAAACAGAATGCAACCACAACAAAATCAGCTCTGACAGTTCTAACTCATAGCAAATAGTAGTTTGTGTGAAAAGCAACGGAACAACCCATGTTATGGATTAGTTCCTTCTGTACATGTTAAATCTGTTCCACAATGGCCACTGGAGTCATCCTCCAAAGTAATTGGAATATAATTTTCATAAATATGATGGTAATTTTATTAATGTTCTTTAGTCCATTATTCATTGTACACATAATTGTACACATACCCTGTAATCTGCCACAgaaatataatcatataacatagTTGTGCACTTTGGGTGGTTCTTCATCAGGCGAACCTCCATTCTCCAGGTAAAGATTGTTGTAAGGATATTGTTTAGGAGCCTGAAAGGAAATGTTGTCATCATTACAATTTGCAATTATTATATTGTAAATGTTCTTGCATTGCTATCAAATGTTCAAATTATTCCCCTTCAGCACTGTGAAGAGACTGCTCCGAGGCGACAGATTTCAATCACTCCCAAAGCCATCTTCCCTTCTCGAGCAACCAAAGAATACCATCACTTTTTCCATCCTTGCGCATCAGGATCACAAAATAACTTCTCTGGTGAACTTCTATTTTCCAATGGGATTCATATTCTCTGCTCACAACATAGTCCCATGATTATTTTAATTTTCCACCAACTGTAACCTCTCTGTCCTCAGCTTTGTTATTTCTAATAAACCTAAACAGAGCATCTCAATTTTTGATTATACACTTTGTCAGCAtacagctacagtgccctccataacatttgggacaaagacccatcatttatttatttgcctctgtactccacaatttgagatttgtaatagaaaaaaaaatcacatgtggtattGATccagttatttttatttatttcctttaCCACTTACTTTGCTttgaattaacttttttttttgattATCAATCTCACCTTTCACCATTGTACAGACCTTTATGTCTTTCTGTTGTCCTCACAACTTTccaaagaaatgaaaaaaaaaacttatgaCATACAATGTTGCCAATCAGCTGATTACATCTGTACAGATCCACAAAGAACTGCCTAACCTAAATGCACCTTGCAGAGTTTTGTGCATTTTGTGCACAGCTTTCTGAATATATATCCAAACATTCTTTAAACTTGATAGAACTTCCTTTCTCTAAAACTATTTCAGGTAGCGAATTCCAGATACTGGAGAAAAAAGGTCTCATTTTCCACACAGTCCACCTCATGTCTCATTTTCCACCCAGTAAACCAGATAATTTATTCCTCTGGTTTTTGACCCACTTCCCTGTCCCAGAAAATTAGAGACATTTTGGTTTTCTCCACCTCAGCCTTTCATATCCTATCATTGCACTTGAGCGGTGTTCACAAGATGACAACATTTGACTATAAATGAGAGATTAAATAGGCATTAACATAGCAAAAGCTTACCACTGGCTGGTAGGAGGGAAATATTTCTCCAACGTAGAACATGATGAGCATAAATCCTAGAAAGCCGCAAAAGTGCTTAACCATAGTATTCCAGTCCACGGGGCTTGGGGAGGTATCAACTCGATTACGAATGAACATATCAAAATCCCAATGCATCTGGAAAAAGCAAACAGGAGAAATATTTTAAGCAGAACACAAAATCAAAATATTTCTTAAAAGCATGATCCGATGGATACATATTACAGTTGAAGCCATAAGTACAGTTTAGTTTGAATAGACAGAAGAAAATGGAAGGTTCTGTCTAAACTTGGTATACCTTTTGGCTTAATTATTGATATCACTCAGTGCACTGGGCAAACAAAGTTTCTTCATCAGTTCTTTAGCATGTGTATTAGATATTCATATACCTCCAAAAGTACAGATAATGAGCATGTAGATATCTCAAAGGCAATAGTGCTTACTAAATATAAACACTGTTTTCCTTCCTCCTGAACAACATGTACAATATGTTTCATCGATGAAATTAAAAGGTTAGAAGCTTTTTGGCTTCTCCACTTTGCatttcttttcatttcactgcacatctcgtatgtgtatgtgacgaataaacttgacttgataaacTTGACACTGACTCAATAGATAAATGCATATTCTTGGATGTTCAACTAGCTACATCACGAGGAAGAAAGATCCCTCCTTGGATTTCAGTGTCAGATATGAGATGAAACTTAGCAAACATCTTCACACTCATAATTAGCATTCAACTATAAATTACAACTTGCTAACAATGAGCCAAATTAAGATTCACTATGAACTGCACAGAGAGGAAAAATGAAATTCACTAGAACATATTTTGTAGGAAAGCGGAGCAAAGCTGGAGAGTTTCCAGAAATTCAAAATGTTATTGAGAATCTGGACTGCTGCTTCACATTTCTTGCTACTTACCGGTTCACCATAATTTCTTCGCAGGTCAGGTTCATCCCAAGAATACCATGGATCTCGCTCCTGCTGTGACTTGTCCGGTAGCTTTGGGTAGTCACCAAATCTATTAAGGggaaaataaattttcagttttaCTTTTGGGATTCTTGTCTGGATCTTCATTAGTTACCTCAGGCGGTTACACACCCATTGTAAGTTATAACATtgaaggaaaaaaattaatagcaGTCCCTTAAGAAAACATTGAATAGTTCACAAAACATTGAATAGCTCATCCATTGAACTTCTGGATAACCAGGGCACCTTCGTCAAACTCCCGTGTATTCACTATAGTTCGGCCTTCAACAACAAAATTCCAACCAAACTCACCTCCaacctgtagaaacaaggaacttcaaaGGCAGGTTCACACAaaagaacacagtgctggaataactcagtgggtcaggcagcatctccagagaacatggatagatgatgttttaggttgggacctttgttcagactctgatgaagggtcctgacccgaaatgtc
It encodes:
- the ndufb8 gene encoding NADH dehydrogenase [ubiquinone] 1 beta subcomplex subunit 8, mitochondrial; translated protein: MGNSDLAPAQGRLLGVASALVREEMASTGRWIRALTRGITKNLQLAGSCTSVRAASGLSKDMLPGPYPRTPEERALAAKKYNMRVEDYEPYPDDGMGFGDYPKLPDKSQQERDPWYSWDEPDLRRNYGEPMHWDFDMFIRNRVDTSPSPVDWNTMVKHFCGFLGFMLIMFYVGEIFPSYQPVAPKQYPYNNLYLENGGSPDEEPPKVHNYVI